From a single Stackebrandtia endophytica genomic region:
- the priA gene encoding bifunctional 1-(5-phosphoribosyl)-5-((5-phosphoribosylamino)methylideneamino)imidazole-4-carboxamide isomerase/phosphoribosylanthranilate isomerase PriA: MMPVLTLFPAVDVTGGKAVQLVQGVAGSERHYGDPLAAARQWQRQGAEWIHLVDLDAAFGRGDNAALLAEVIAESEVKVELSGGIRDDATLRRALDAGAHRVNIGTAALEDPQWCDRVVAEYGDRVAVGLDVRDGRLAARGWTREGGELFEVLERLEAAGCARYVVTDVPSDGMLAGPNIELLAQVCERTGKPVIASGGVSTLDDLRELRKLADVGVEGVIVGTALYEGRFTVEQALEVLT, encoded by the coding sequence GTGATGCCCGTACTGACCCTGTTTCCCGCGGTGGACGTCACCGGGGGTAAGGCCGTGCAACTGGTGCAGGGGGTCGCCGGCAGCGAGCGGCATTACGGCGACCCGCTGGCCGCCGCTAGGCAGTGGCAGCGCCAGGGCGCGGAATGGATCCACCTGGTGGACCTCGACGCCGCGTTCGGGCGCGGGGACAACGCCGCGCTGTTGGCCGAGGTCATCGCGGAGTCCGAGGTGAAGGTGGAGTTGTCGGGCGGCATTCGTGACGACGCGACACTGCGCCGCGCCCTAGACGCGGGCGCGCACCGGGTCAACATCGGTACCGCCGCACTGGAGGATCCACAGTGGTGTGACCGGGTGGTCGCCGAGTACGGCGATCGGGTGGCGGTCGGCCTGGATGTTCGGGACGGCCGATTGGCCGCGCGAGGTTGGACCCGTGAGGGCGGCGAACTGTTCGAGGTCCTGGAACGTCTGGAGGCGGCAGGGTGCGCTCGCTACGTGGTCACCGACGTGCCCAGCGACGGCATGCTGGCCGGTCCCAACATCGAACTGCTCGCGCAAGTGTGTGAGCGCACCGGGAAACCGGTCATCGCCAGCGGTGGGGTATCCACTCTGGATGACCTTCGGGAGCTGCGCAAACTCGCCGACGTCGGGGTCGAGGGCGTCATCGTCGGAACCGCCTTGTATGAAGGCAGATTCACCGTCGAACAGGCTTTGGAGGTATTGACATGA
- a CDS encoding MinD/ParA family ATP-binding protein translates to MGSIDGWSAKQPEPVPRWRTLLSRGRQRGDDPSAVLDPPSSSYPVVGTGATPRQVTAWTANDAGLDPALHPALPMLRRDLGRPRVIAFVNPKGGVHKTTATVLTAAALGSARGDGVIAWDDNELRGTLGLRAGTARHARTIRHLVSDIGEVEAAGTQLAEVADDYLRHSSDGSFDVLAGDEDPKLARQLDPETVLRVLDILTRTHDVICIDTGNNVESPNWRTIVSSADQLVVTSVPREDAAFTADWMLDLLEADGYNDLVQNAVTLLSCPTPRPGPLLDDLVRHFQTRTRDVAVVPYDPTLEPGSAIKYSELRVSTRYAWLSAAATIIQRFAK, encoded by the coding sequence GTGGGTTCCATCGATGGCTGGTCCGCCAAGCAGCCCGAGCCGGTGCCACGATGGCGCACCCTGCTGAGTCGAGGCCGTCAACGCGGTGACGATCCCTCGGCTGTTCTCGACCCACCATCATCGTCGTATCCGGTCGTCGGTACCGGAGCCACACCACGACAGGTGACCGCGTGGACGGCCAACGACGCCGGTCTCGATCCGGCGTTGCATCCCGCGCTTCCCATGCTGCGCAGGGATCTGGGCCGTCCCCGGGTCATCGCGTTCGTCAACCCGAAGGGCGGGGTCCACAAGACCACGGCCACCGTCTTGACCGCCGCCGCCTTGGGCAGCGCCCGAGGCGATGGAGTCATCGCCTGGGACGACAACGAACTGCGAGGCACCCTGGGCTTGCGGGCGGGCACAGCCCGACACGCCCGCACCATCCGCCACCTGGTCTCCGACATCGGTGAGGTCGAGGCGGCCGGAACCCAGTTGGCCGAGGTCGCCGACGACTACCTGCGCCACTCCTCGGACGGTTCGTTCGACGTGCTCGCCGGTGACGAAGACCCGAAGTTGGCGCGGCAACTGGATCCCGAGACGGTCCTTCGGGTGTTGGACATCCTCACCCGCACCCACGACGTCATCTGCATCGACACCGGAAACAACGTCGAAAGCCCCAACTGGCGCACCATCGTGTCCTCCGCCGACCAGCTGGTGGTCACCTCGGTTCCCCGTGAGGATGCCGCCTTCACCGCCGACTGGATGCTCGACCTGCTCGAGGCGGACGGCTACAACGACCTGGTGCAGAACGCGGTCACCCTGCTGTCGTGTCCCACACCGCGACCGGGTCCGTTGTTGGACGACCTGGTGCGTCATTTCCAGACCCGCACACGAGACGTCGCCGTGGTGCCCTACGACCCGACCCTGGAGCCCGGCTCGGCGATCAAGTACTCCGAACTGCGGGTCTCGACACGCTACGCGTGGCTGAGCGCGGCGGCGACCATCATTCAGCGGTTCGCGAAGTGA
- a CDS encoding histidinol-phosphate transaminase has product MNSIDRLLRPSLRGRRPYGAPQLDVSVRLNTNENSYPLPQPVADAVVRAVAEAVPHLNRYPDRDAVELRTELADYLGHDLTIDQVWAANGSNEILQQLLQAFGGPGRVALGFTPSYSMHPILAAATGTDWRDGGRDEDFTVTAEHVVAQIERHKPDVVFLCSPNNPTGTALDPAVVTAAVEHGDALVVVDEAYAEFARAGTVGALELLPGRLRLVVTRTMSKAFGLAGARLGYLAADPQVVDAVQLVRLPYHLSTLTQVTAVAALRHRKALLANVTVIRHERDRLVRELSDLGLLVAPSDANFVLFGGLADSAAVWQSLVDRGVLIRDVGIDGWLRVTAGTPGENDAFLSALATVLKSA; this is encoded by the coding sequence GTGAACTCCATAGACAGGTTGCTGCGTCCCTCGCTGCGCGGTCGCCGTCCCTACGGTGCGCCGCAGTTGGACGTGTCCGTTCGGCTCAACACCAACGAGAACTCCTACCCGCTGCCGCAGCCGGTCGCCGACGCCGTCGTCCGGGCCGTCGCGGAGGCGGTTCCGCACCTCAACCGCTATCCCGATCGCGATGCGGTGGAACTGCGCACCGAACTGGCGGACTACCTGGGGCACGATCTGACGATCGACCAGGTGTGGGCGGCAAACGGTTCCAACGAGATTCTTCAGCAGCTGTTGCAGGCGTTCGGCGGCCCCGGGCGTGTTGCGCTCGGTTTCACGCCGTCGTACTCGATGCACCCGATCCTGGCCGCCGCCACCGGAACCGACTGGCGTGACGGTGGACGGGATGAGGACTTCACCGTCACCGCCGAGCACGTGGTGGCTCAGATCGAGCGACACAAGCCCGACGTGGTGTTCCTCTGTTCCCCGAACAATCCCACCGGGACCGCGCTGGACCCGGCGGTCGTCACCGCCGCCGTCGAACACGGCGACGCCTTGGTCGTGGTGGACGAGGCATACGCCGAGTTCGCGCGTGCCGGAACCGTCGGCGCGCTGGAGTTGCTGCCCGGCCGCCTGCGCCTGGTGGTCACCCGCACCATGAGCAAGGCGTTCGGCCTGGCCGGTGCCCGCCTGGGATACCTCGCGGCCGATCCGCAGGTCGTCGACGCGGTGCAGTTGGTCCGGTTGCCGTACCATCTGTCCACTCTGACTCAGGTCACCGCAGTGGCCGCACTGCGTCACCGGAAAGCTTTGTTGGCCAATGTGACCGTGATCCGTCACGAACGCGATCGGCTCGTGCGCGAACTGTCCGACCTCGGGTTGCTCGTGGCGCCCAGCGATGCGAACTTCGTGTTGTTCGGTGGTCTGGCCGATTCCGCCGCGGTGTGGCAATCGTTGGTGGATCGAGGAGTGTTGATTCGTGATGTGGGAATCGACGGATGGCTACGGGTCACCGCCGGTACCCCCGGCGAGAACGACGCCTTCCTGTCGGCGCTGGCGACCGTGCTCAAATCCGCATGA
- the hisF gene encoding imidazole glycerol phosphate synthase subunit HisF, whose protein sequence is MTASGTPGSSLAVRVIPCLDVDAGRVVKGVKFQQLRDAGDPVELAAAYDAAGADELTFLDVTASVDRRETVYDVVARTAESVFIPLTVGGGVREVADVDRLLRAGADKVGVNTGAVAEPDLIGRIAERFGSQVLVLSLDVAASPAMPSGYEVTTHGGRRRTGLDAVEWARRGAELGAGELLVNSIDADGTTEGFDLPLIAAVRAAVDVPVIASGGAGKVEDFAPAVEAGADAVLAASVFHFGQLSIGQVKAGLAEAGHTVRY, encoded by the coding sequence ATGACGGCGAGCGGTACACCGGGCTCATCCCTGGCGGTACGGGTCATTCCCTGTCTCGATGTGGACGCCGGCCGGGTGGTCAAGGGGGTCAAGTTCCAACAGCTGCGTGACGCCGGAGATCCCGTCGAACTGGCGGCCGCCTACGACGCCGCCGGTGCCGACGAGTTGACGTTCCTGGACGTCACCGCCTCGGTCGACCGCCGTGAGACCGTCTACGACGTCGTCGCCCGCACCGCCGAATCGGTGTTCATCCCGTTGACCGTCGGCGGTGGAGTTCGTGAGGTCGCCGACGTCGACCGGCTGCTCCGTGCCGGCGCCGACAAGGTCGGTGTCAACACCGGCGCAGTGGCCGAACCCGACCTCATCGGACGGATCGCCGAACGATTCGGCTCCCAGGTGCTGGTGTTGTCGCTGGACGTGGCGGCATCACCGGCGATGCCCAGCGGCTATGAGGTCACCACACACGGCGGACGTCGACGAACCGGCCTGGACGCCGTGGAGTGGGCCCGGCGCGGCGCGGAACTGGGTGCCGGTGAACTGTTGGTCAACTCCATCGACGCCGACGGCACCACCGAGGGGTTCGACCTTCCGCTGATCGCGGCGGTGCGTGCCGCCGTCGATGTTCCGGTGATCGCCTCCGGCGGTGCCGGAAAGGTCGAGGACTTCGCTCCGGCGGTCGAGGCCGGAGCCGATGCGGTGCTCGCCGCCAGTGTCTTCCACTTCGGTCAGTTGTCGATCGGTCAGGTCAAGGCCGGGCTGGCCGAGGCCGGGCACACCGTTCGGTACTGA
- a CDS encoding amino acid ABC transporter permease: protein MFDNFDLMVDAMGQGLWVTIWVTAVSFIVALIIGALLAMMHVSPAPPARWVATAYTGLFKNVPLLAILFILYFGFPKIGIVLPSWQWAIIGLGTYTAAFVGETLRSGINSIDLGQAEAARSIGLTFGQSLRHIILPQAFRTVIPPLGSLLTALVKNSSLVLVIGVPELSAQAQRLINDNQDRFDLWAVILGVAACYLIVNLPISYFIRRAERRAQFAR from the coding sequence GTGTTCGACAACTTTGACCTCATGGTCGACGCCATGGGCCAAGGCCTGTGGGTCACCATCTGGGTGACCGCGGTCAGTTTCATCGTGGCGCTGATCATCGGGGCGCTCCTGGCGATGATGCATGTCAGCCCCGCCCCTCCGGCACGATGGGTCGCCACCGCTTACACCGGTCTGTTCAAGAACGTCCCGCTGTTGGCGATCCTGTTCATCCTGTACTTCGGGTTTCCCAAGATCGGGATCGTGCTGCCCAGCTGGCAGTGGGCGATCATCGGGTTGGGCACCTACACCGCGGCGTTCGTGGGCGAGACGCTTCGATCGGGCATCAACTCGATCGACCTCGGCCAGGCGGAAGCGGCCCGATCGATCGGCCTCACCTTCGGGCAGTCGCTGCGGCACATCATCCTTCCCCAGGCGTTTCGCACCGTGATCCCCCCGCTGGGTTCGCTGTTGACCGCGCTGGTCAAGAACAGCTCCCTGGTGTTGGTGATCGGTGTTCCCGAGCTGTCGGCGCAGGCGCAGCGCCTCATCAACGACAACCAGGACCGGTTCGATCTGTGGGCGGTCATCCTCGGTGTCGCGGCCTGCTACCTGATCGTCAACCTGCCCATCAGTTACTTCATCCGCCGCGCCGAACGGCGCGCCCAGTTCGCACGGTGA
- a CDS encoding amino acid ABC transporter ATP-binding protein yields the protein METDTTTQTPLVHMSQVNKFFGDNHVLQDIDLTVMPGEVVVLIGPSGSGKSTLCRTINRLETIDSGTVEVDGKPLPAEGRQLAELRSNVGMVFQHFNLFAHLTVLQNITLGPTKVRRLSKGDADKRARALLDRVGLADKANAYPAQLSGGQQQRVAIARGLAMDPKLMMFDEPTSALDPEMINEVLDVMQDLAREGMTMVVVTHEMGFARRAAHKVVFMADGQIVEVAPPADFFDNPQTERAQDFLSKVLSH from the coding sequence ATGGAAACCGATACGACGACGCAGACGCCGCTTGTCCACATGTCACAGGTGAACAAGTTCTTCGGTGACAATCACGTACTTCAGGACATCGACCTGACCGTGATGCCCGGTGAGGTCGTCGTGCTGATCGGGCCCTCGGGGTCCGGTAAGTCGACGCTGTGCCGAACCATCAACCGGTTGGAGACCATCGATTCGGGAACCGTCGAGGTCGACGGAAAACCACTGCCCGCCGAGGGCCGACAGCTCGCCGAGCTCCGCTCCAACGTCGGGATGGTCTTCCAGCACTTCAACCTGTTCGCACACCTGACCGTTCTCCAGAACATCACTTTGGGCCCCACCAAGGTCCGCAGGCTCTCCAAGGGCGACGCCGACAAGCGCGCCCGTGCGTTGTTGGACCGCGTCGGGCTGGCCGACAAGGCCAACGCCTACCCCGCTCAGCTGTCGGGCGGACAGCAGCAGCGGGTCGCCATCGCTCGCGGCCTGGCAATGGATCCGAAGCTGATGATGTTCGACGAACCCACCTCGGCGCTCGACCCCGAGATGATCAACGAGGTCCTGGACGTCATGCAGGACCTGGCCCGGGAGGGAATGACCATGGTCGTGGTCACCCACGAGATGGGCTTCGCCCGCCGCGCCGCCCACAAGGTCGTCTTCATGGCCGACGGCCAGATCGTCGAGGTCGCTCCCCCGGCGGACTTCTTCGACAACCCGCAGACCGAACGAGCACAGGACTTCCTGTCCAAGGTGCTGTCCCATTAG
- a CDS encoding glutamate ABC transporter substrate-binding protein translates to MRMIRKAALVGVAVAALALSACSGEASKQQEAEDQLQEEVGAYSMTQATEFPEGLIADIKERGKLVVGSKFDQPLIGLKNSATNKIEGHDAEIARLLTQRIFGEVIEEGENANLEFIETTSQNRETYINDGTVDVVIASYSMYPERLDSFDFAGPYFYTGQNVMVSADDEEITSVDDLAGKNVCIAEGSGSIGNMEERNPDANIGTLKDYAACAESLENGTHDAVSTDSTILYGFVQGKPDAFKVLDESNIFSDEPYGIAMKFGETEARQFMNAMIQESYDNGDWAKAFELTYGSAGMAMPETPAINDYEAK, encoded by the coding sequence ATGCGAATGATTCGCAAAGCAGCCCTCGTCGGCGTCGCCGTCGCGGCCCTGGCACTGTCCGCCTGCTCTGGCGAGGCCAGCAAGCAGCAGGAAGCCGAAGACCAGCTTCAGGAAGAAGTCGGCGCCTACTCGATGACGCAGGCCACCGAGTTCCCCGAGGGACTCATCGCCGACATCAAGGAGCGGGGCAAGCTGGTCGTCGGGTCGAAGTTCGACCAGCCCCTGATCGGATTGAAGAACAGCGCCACCAACAAGATCGAAGGCCACGACGCCGAGATCGCCCGACTGTTGACTCAGCGCATCTTCGGTGAGGTCATCGAGGAGGGCGAGAACGCCAACCTCGAGTTCATCGAGACCACCTCGCAGAACCGCGAGACCTACATCAACGACGGCACCGTCGACGTGGTCATCGCCAGCTACAGCATGTACCCCGAGCGGCTCGACTCCTTCGACTTCGCCGGCCCGTACTTCTACACCGGTCAGAACGTGATGGTCTCCGCCGACGACGAGGAGATCACCTCGGTCGACGACCTCGCCGGCAAGAACGTGTGTATCGCGGAGGGCTCCGGCTCGATCGGCAACATGGAGGAGCGCAACCCCGACGCCAACATCGGCACCCTGAAGGACTACGCGGCCTGCGCCGAGTCGCTGGAGAACGGCACTCACGACGCGGTCAGCACCGACAGCACCATCCTGTACGGCTTCGTTCAGGGCAAGCCGGACGCCTTCAAGGTTCTCGACGAGTCCAACATCTTCAGTGACGAGCCCTACGGCATCGCCATGAAGTTCGGCGAGACCGAGGCGCGCCAGTTCATGAACGCGATGATCCAGGAGTCCTACGACAACGGCGACTGGGCCAAGGCTTTCGAGTTGACCTACGGCAGCGCGGGCATGGCCATGCCCGAGACCCCGGCGATCAACGACTACGAGGCTAAGTAA
- the hisB gene encoding imidazoleglycerol-phosphate dehydratase HisB yields the protein MSRTAVIERTTGETKVHVAVDLDSRAGHVDIATGVGFFDHMLHQVGKHGGIDLTVRTEGDLHIDAHHTMEDTAIALGAALAEALGDKVGIRRYADASVPLDEVLARAVVDVSGRPYAVHEEPLDLAPTIGPDYPTSMTRHIFESLAHHARITLHVSVLRAANPGQRPDAHHVVEAQFKAFARALRGAITLDGSAGVPSTKGVL from the coding sequence ATGAGCCGTACCGCCGTAATCGAACGCACCACCGGTGAGACGAAGGTGCACGTCGCCGTCGATCTCGACAGCCGAGCCGGGCATGTCGACATCGCCACCGGCGTCGGGTTCTTCGATCACATGCTGCACCAGGTCGGCAAACACGGTGGGATCGATTTGACCGTGCGCACCGAGGGTGACCTGCACATCGACGCACATCACACGATGGAGGACACCGCGATCGCGTTGGGCGCGGCATTGGCCGAGGCGCTGGGGGACAAGGTGGGGATCCGCCGCTACGCCGACGCCTCGGTGCCGCTGGACGAGGTGCTGGCCCGCGCTGTGGTGGACGTGTCGGGCCGCCCCTACGCCGTTCACGAGGAGCCGCTGGACCTGGCGCCGACCATCGGCCCGGATTACCCCACGAGCATGACGCGGCATATCTTCGAGTCCCTCGCACACCACGCCCGCATCACCTTGCACGTATCGGTCCTTCGCGCGGCCAACCCCGGTCAGCGGCCCGATGCGCACCACGTAGTAGAGGCGCAGTTCAAGGCGTTCGCTCGGGCGTTGCGCGGCGCGATCACCCTGGATGGCTCCGCAGGTGTGCCCTCGACGAAGGGTGTGCTGTAA
- a CDS encoding amino acid ABC transporter permease encodes MSRSPKSTVLFDALGPRGRRRARNASIVTGIVFVGLFTLAGIQLADQGFFDQSRWVNPMDILIIENAWLPALMSTLKAALLGSIGALLLGVIVGMGRVSRFAAIRGVAAVYVQFFRAMPLLLLIWIPFTIDGAFGATLSMGIDAEGRRLTFLVLGLSVYNGAVLAEILRSGINALPPGQAMAGHAIGLRHGQTMRLVVLPQAVRNMLPAVLAQLVILLKDTALGYVITYPDLLHDAETIGRNYADSFLQVLIIAAFVYFVLAWGLSKIVTVVERKTSRKVAKGAATVEPSIPMEAGAPGAKP; translated from the coding sequence ATGAGTAGATCCCCCAAGAGCACGGTCCTGTTCGACGCCCTGGGCCCCCGTGGTCGGCGTCGGGCCCGTAATGCGTCGATCGTCACCGGCATCGTCTTCGTCGGCCTGTTCACGCTGGCCGGTATCCAGTTGGCGGATCAGGGCTTCTTCGATCAGTCCCGCTGGGTCAACCCGATGGACATCCTGATCATCGAGAACGCCTGGTTGCCGGCGTTGATGAGCACGTTGAAGGCCGCCCTGCTGGGAAGCATCGGTGCGCTGCTGCTGGGCGTCATCGTCGGCATGGGTCGAGTGTCCCGGTTCGCGGCGATTCGGGGAGTCGCGGCGGTGTACGTCCAGTTCTTCCGCGCGATGCCCCTCCTGCTGCTGATCTGGATTCCGTTCACGATCGACGGCGCGTTCGGTGCAACGCTGAGCATGGGCATAGACGCCGAGGGACGCCGGTTGACGTTCCTGGTGTTGGGCCTGTCGGTTTACAACGGTGCGGTCCTGGCGGAGATTCTGCGCAGTGGAATCAACGCACTGCCTCCGGGACAGGCGATGGCCGGTCACGCGATCGGCCTGCGACACGGTCAGACCATGCGGTTGGTCGTCCTTCCGCAGGCGGTCCGCAACATGCTGCCCGCCGTTTTGGCCCAGCTGGTGATCCTATTGAAGGACACCGCGTTGGGCTACGTGATCACCTATCCGGACCTGTTGCACGATGCGGAGACGATCGGGCGAAACTACGCCGACTCGTTCCTGCAGGTGTTGATCATCGCCGCGTTCGTCTACTTCGTTCTGGCGTGGGGACTGTCGAAAATCGTCACCGTGGTGGAACGGAAGACCTCGCGCAAGGTCGCGAAGGGAGCCGCGACGGTGGAGCCCTCCATTCCCATGGAAGCCGGTGCCCCCGGCGCCAAACCCTGA
- the hisH gene encoding imidazole glycerol phosphate synthase subunit HisH, with translation MSRPNVVVFDYGSGNLRSAQRALERAGATVAVSADHRVAGDADGLVVPGVGAFAACMAGIVDAGGDEVIRARVAEDAPVLGICVGAQVLFDAGEEHGVTTEGLGLLPGTVTRLAAERIPHMGWNTVEHGGMTLFAGIEPRDRFYFVHSYAARPPVADAEVATCVHGGPFVAAVARGPLSATQFHPEKSGRAGLALLSNWVRSL, from the coding sequence GTGAGCCGACCGAATGTCGTCGTCTTCGACTACGGCTCGGGCAATCTGAGGTCCGCGCAGCGGGCTTTGGAACGGGCCGGTGCGACCGTGGCCGTCTCCGCCGACCACCGGGTGGCCGGAGATGCCGATGGTCTGGTGGTGCCTGGTGTGGGCGCGTTCGCCGCGTGCATGGCCGGGATCGTCGACGCCGGTGGCGATGAGGTGATTCGGGCGCGAGTCGCCGAGGATGCGCCGGTCCTCGGAATCTGCGTCGGTGCCCAGGTGCTGTTCGACGCCGGTGAGGAGCACGGCGTCACCACCGAGGGCCTGGGACTGTTGCCGGGCACGGTGACCCGATTGGCGGCCGAGCGGATCCCCCACATGGGCTGGAACACCGTCGAGCACGGCGGGATGACACTGTTCGCCGGAATCGAACCGCGGGACCGTTTCTATTTCGTGCACTCTTACGCCGCGCGCCCGCCGGTGGCCGATGCGGAGGTCGCCACCTGTGTCCATGGTGGACCGTTTGTCGCGGCCGTGGCGCGCGGACCGTTGTCGGCCACCCAGTTCCACCCGGAGAAGTCCGGGAGAGCCGGGTTGGCCCTGTTGTCGAACTGGGTGAGGAGCCTGTGA
- the hisD gene encoding histidinol dehydrogenase has protein sequence MLKRIDLRGSDDVARGLLPRAQFDVAAAMAEIQPLLDRIRHHGAEPIRRITAERDGVTLGRLRVPADALAAAERDLDPNLRAAILASIERVRTAHRPQRRGDLVTEVVSGGTVTERFVPVGRVGLYVPGGLAPLASSVVMNVVPAQLAGVEHIAVASPPQRSTGLPDATILAVCAILGADEVYAVGGPAAIGMFAYGTDECDPVDMITGPGNIFVTAAKRAVRGIVGIDAEAGTTEIAVLADDTADPVHVAADLISQAEHDPQAASVLVTPSVELLEAVEVELKRQVDATRHRDRVTKALAGSQSGAVLVTDVEHGLAVVDAYAAEHLEIQTRDARELAMRVRNAGAIFVGPYSPVSLGDYCAGSNHILPTGGCARHSSGLSVASFLRAIQVIEYDRAALSEVAEHVVTLAEAEGLPAHGQAVRVRSSK, from the coding sequence GTGCTGAAACGCATTGATCTGCGAGGGTCCGACGACGTCGCGCGTGGTCTGCTGCCACGCGCCCAGTTCGACGTGGCGGCGGCGATGGCCGAGATACAGCCGCTGCTGGACCGGATTCGGCATCATGGCGCGGAGCCGATCAGACGGATCACGGCCGAACGCGACGGCGTCACCCTGGGCCGTCTGCGGGTACCCGCAGACGCGCTCGCGGCCGCCGAGCGCGATCTCGACCCGAACCTTCGTGCCGCGATCCTGGCGTCCATCGAGCGGGTGCGCACCGCGCACCGCCCGCAGCGGCGCGGTGATCTGGTCACCGAAGTGGTCTCCGGGGGCACCGTCACCGAACGGTTCGTCCCAGTCGGTCGTGTCGGCCTCTACGTACCCGGGGGATTGGCGCCGTTGGCGTCCAGCGTCGTCATGAACGTGGTCCCGGCTCAACTGGCGGGGGTGGAACACATCGCGGTCGCCTCGCCGCCGCAGCGCTCCACCGGACTGCCGGATGCGACGATCCTGGCGGTGTGCGCCATTCTGGGCGCCGACGAGGTCTACGCGGTGGGTGGGCCCGCAGCGATCGGCATGTTCGCCTACGGCACCGATGAGTGCGACCCGGTCGACATGATCACCGGCCCCGGAAACATCTTCGTCACCGCCGCCAAGCGCGCGGTGCGCGGCATCGTGGGTATCGACGCCGAGGCGGGAACGACCGAGATCGCCGTCCTGGCCGACGACACGGCCGATCCGGTGCACGTGGCCGCCGACCTGATCAGTCAGGCCGAGCACGACCCCCAGGCTGCCAGCGTCCTCGTGACGCCGTCGGTGGAACTGCTGGAGGCGGTGGAGGTGGAGCTGAAGCGTCAGGTCGACGCCACTCGTCACCGCGACCGGGTGACCAAAGCGCTGGCGGGCTCGCAGTCGGGCGCGGTACTGGTGACCGATGTGGAGCACGGACTGGCCGTCGTCGACGCCTACGCCGCCGAGCACCTGGAGATCCAGACCCGGGATGCTCGGGAACTGGCGATGCGGGTTCGCAACGCCGGCGCGATCTTCGTCGGTCCCTACTCTCCGGTGTCCCTTGGGGACTACTGCGCCGGCTCGAACCACATCCTGCCCACCGGCGGGTGCGCCAGGCACTCCTCGGGGCTGTCGGTGGCGTCGTTCCTGCGCGCCATCCAGGTCATCGAATACGACCGGGCCGCGCTGTCGGAGGTCGCCGAGCACGTGGTCACCCTGGCCGAGGCCGAGGGCCTTCCGGCGCACGGTCAGGCGGTTCGAGTGAGGTCGTCCAAGTGA
- a CDS encoding RidA family protein, translating to MTELEVEREAVARVGSGGPWEQLYGYSRAVAAGDWIVSAGCTATVDGKVVHIGDPGAQTKVAFQIGLDGIVEAGGSVSDVVRTRMYVTDPSYADAVGRAHGELFGLVRPAATLVVVARLLDPDQLVEIEIEAYVPPHRRQASSV from the coding sequence ATGACCGAACTCGAAGTGGAACGCGAAGCGGTGGCCCGTGTCGGATCCGGTGGGCCGTGGGAACAGCTGTACGGCTACTCCCGCGCGGTGGCCGCCGGCGACTGGATCGTCTCGGCGGGGTGCACAGCGACCGTCGACGGTAAGGTCGTTCACATCGGTGACCCGGGCGCCCAGACCAAGGTCGCCTTCCAGATCGGCTTGGACGGCATCGTGGAGGCCGGCGGATCGGTATCGGACGTGGTGCGAACCCGGATGTACGTCACCGATCCGTCCTATGCGGACGCCGTGGGGCGCGCCCACGGTGAACTGTTCGGACTCGTACGGCCCGCCGCCACTCTGGTGGTGGTGGCGCGACTGCTCGACCCCGATCAGCTCGTCGAGATCGAGATAGAGGCGTACGTTCCGCCGCACCGCCGACAAGCGTCGTCGGTATGA